A genome region from Flavobacterium sp. CFS9 includes the following:
- a CDS encoding PIG-L family deacetylase, which produces MRKIQIQILLFFLSGITLSFAQQPQKPSSVEIYNQIKKLNFLGSVLYIAAHPDDENTRLISYMANEVNARTGYLSLTRGDGGQNLIGPQLRELLGVIRTQELIEARKIDGGEQFFSRANDFGYSKTPDETLEIWNKDKVLADMIWTIRKFQPDVIINRFDHRSPGTTHGHHTSSAMLSVESFKLTNDPKIYPEQLKYVKPWQVKRQFFNTSWWFYGSQEKFNAANKSNFIQLETGVYYPGIGKSNQEIAALSRSRHQSQGFGSTGSRGDETEFLELINGDRPTDKNNLFEGIDTSWNRVKNGKPVGDLISSIIAKYDFGNPSASIPDLVKAYTMIEALEDDHWKSVKSIAIKNIIASCTGLYLEASAIEQEATPGSSIKVTLEAINRSSVEMQLNSVTSLPDLKNTPQNILLKNNKDQKISYQIQLPATLEYTQPYWLKEKATEGMYTVSNQENIGIPDIIRQVKVVFNVKINGVEIPFERTVIYKYNDGVKGEMYNFLDIVPEVTTSVLEKVLIFGSTKSKLVPVKVRAGKDGIKGNLQLELPKSWSVSPKEIPFALEKKGNEQIFYFEVTPPVNPEEAVAKSIAIVDGKRFDKDQTIIDYSHITKQMVLKPAESKCIRIELKTNGDSIAYIMGAGDEVPESLAQMGYKVSVIKPEEITPEKLDSFNVVMTGVRAYNTINALAHKQNILFNFVKSGKNMIVQYNTYGQTVTDQIAPYPLKISNDRVTEENAKITFLAPNHPILNTPNKISAKDFEGWKQEQGLYYPDQYDPAFTPILSSHDKGESAKNGALLVAPYGKGYYIYTGLSFFRELPEGVAGAYRLLSNMISLKQPIEAPKQELKK; this is translated from the coding sequence ATGCGAAAAATTCAGATACAAATTCTTCTATTTTTTTTATCAGGCATTACCCTTTCTTTTGCACAACAACCACAAAAACCAAGTTCTGTTGAAATTTACAATCAGATTAAAAAATTAAACTTTTTAGGTTCCGTATTGTACATTGCAGCACATCCGGATGACGAAAATACCCGCTTAATTTCTTATATGGCCAATGAAGTTAATGCCAGAACAGGTTATTTGTCTTTAACCCGCGGTGACGGAGGACAAAATTTAATTGGTCCGCAATTACGTGAATTGTTGGGTGTTATCAGAACTCAGGAACTAATCGAAGCCAGAAAAATTGATGGCGGAGAACAGTTTTTCTCCCGTGCAAATGATTTTGGTTACTCTAAAACTCCTGATGAAACATTAGAAATCTGGAATAAAGATAAGGTACTGGCCGATATGATTTGGACGATCCGAAAATTTCAACCGGATGTTATCATTAACCGATTTGATCACCGCTCTCCGGGTACTACACACGGGCACCATACATCATCAGCGATGCTGAGCGTTGAAAGCTTTAAACTCACAAATGATCCGAAAATATATCCGGAACAATTAAAATATGTAAAACCCTGGCAGGTAAAACGTCAGTTTTTCAATACTTCGTGGTGGTTCTACGGAAGTCAGGAAAAATTTAACGCAGCAAACAAATCCAACTTTATTCAATTGGAAACCGGAGTTTATTATCCGGGAATTGGAAAATCAAATCAGGAAATTGCTGCTTTAAGCCGAAGCCGACATCAATCACAAGGTTTTGGAAGTACCGGATCACGCGGTGACGAAACCGAATTTTTAGAACTCATCAACGGAGATCGTCCGACAGACAAAAATAATTTGTTTGAAGGAATTGATACGTCATGGAACCGCGTTAAAAACGGAAAACCGGTGGGAGATTTAATCTCTTCTATCATCGCTAAATATGATTTCGGTAATCCATCAGCCAGCATTCCGGATCTGGTTAAAGCCTATACGATGATTGAAGCACTTGAAGACGATCACTGGAAATCTGTAAAATCAATTGCCATCAAGAACATCATCGCTTCCTGTACCGGATTGTATCTGGAAGCCTCTGCAATTGAACAGGAAGCTACTCCGGGAAGTTCCATAAAAGTAACTCTGGAAGCCATTAACAGATCTTCAGTCGAAATGCAGTTGAACAGTGTGACTTCATTACCGGATCTAAAAAATACACCGCAGAATATACTGTTAAAAAACAATAAGGATCAAAAAATAAGCTACCAAATTCAGCTTCCAGCTACATTAGAATATACGCAGCCTTATTGGTTAAAAGAAAAAGCAACCGAAGGAATGTACACGGTTTCTAATCAGGAAAATATTGGAATTCCGGATATTATCAGACAGGTTAAAGTTGTTTTCAATGTAAAAATAAATGGTGTAGAAATCCCCTTCGAACGCACCGTAATTTACAAATACAATGATGGTGTAAAGGGTGAGATGTATAATTTCCTTGACATCGTTCCTGAGGTTACAACTTCTGTCCTTGAAAAAGTTTTAATTTTTGGAAGTACGAAAAGCAAGTTGGTTCCGGTAAAAGTACGTGCCGGTAAAGACGGTATCAAAGGAAATTTGCAATTGGAATTACCAAAAAGCTGGAGCGTTTCTCCTAAAGAAATTCCTTTTGCTTTAGAGAAAAAAGGAAACGAACAGATCTTTTACTTTGAAGTTACGCCACCCGTAAATCCGGAAGAAGCTGTTGCTAAAAGTATTGCTATTGTTGATGGCAAACGTTTTGACAAAGATCAGACGATTATCGATTACAGTCATATTACCAAACAAATGGTTTTAAAACCGGCTGAGTCCAAATGTATCCGAATTGAGTTAAAAACAAATGGTGATTCGATAGCTTATATTATGGGTGCCGGCGATGAAGTTCCGGAAAGTTTAGCCCAAATGGGATACAAAGTCAGTGTTATTAAACCGGAAGAAATCACTCCTGAAAAGCTGGATTCCTTCAATGTGGTAATGACCGGAGTACGCGCCTACAATACCATAAATGCTTTGGCTCACAAACAAAATATTCTTTTCAACTTTGTGAAAAGTGGTAAAAACATGATTGTACAATACAATACATACGGACAAACGGTAACCGATCAAATTGCTCCTTATCCGTTAAAAATATCAAACGACCGTGTGACCGAAGAAAATGCTAAAATCACTTTTCTGGCTCCAAATCATCCTATCCTAAACACGCCAAACAAAATCAGTGCTAAAGATTTTGAAGGCTGGAAACAAGAACAAGGTTTGTATTATCCTGATCAGTACGATCCTGCTTTTACCCCTATTCTTTCCTCTCATGACAAAGGAGAATCAGCTAAAAATGGTGCTTTATTGGTGGCGCCCTATGGAAAAGGATACTATATTTACACCGGCTTAAGCTTCTTTAGAGAACTGCCTGAAGGTGTTGCCGGAGCTTATCGATTGCTATCGAATATGATTTCATTAAAACAGCCCATAGAAGCTCCCAAACAGGAATTAAAAAAGTAA
- a CDS encoding TetR/AcrR family transcriptional regulator: MQPKERILEKASFLFHTQGYNSTGINQIIEEAKVAKASFYQHFKSKEDLCVAFLEWRHEYWFTKLEQFTSDQKDSKLKVLTSFDFLVAMNQKENFRGCSFLNLLSEIPSDNEKVLSVIQSHKSDLRNYFKSEIENELLADHIYLLFESCIIESQLFKSNHLIEQSKKIIQTLIL, translated from the coding sequence ATGCAACCCAAAGAACGAATTTTAGAAAAAGCCTCCTTTTTGTTTCATACCCAAGGATATAATTCCACAGGAATCAACCAAATTATTGAAGAAGCAAAAGTGGCAAAAGCGAGTTTTTATCAGCATTTTAAATCAAAAGAAGATTTATGTGTTGCTTTTTTAGAGTGGCGTCATGAATATTGGTTTACGAAGCTGGAACAATTCACTTCAGATCAAAAAGATTCTAAATTAAAAGTTTTGACTTCTTTTGACTTTTTAGTAGCCATGAATCAAAAAGAAAATTTCAGAGGATGTAGTTTTTTGAACCTACTTTCAGAAATACCTTCAGATAACGAGAAAGTACTGAGTGTAATTCAAAGCCATAAATCAGACTTACGAAATTACTTTAAATCGGAGATTGAGAATGAACTTTTGGCAGATCATATTTATTTACTATTTGAAAGCTGTATCATCGAAAGTCAGTTATTCAAATCCAATCATCTTATTGAGCAATCAAAGAAAATAATTCAAACTTTAATTTTGTAG
- a CDS encoding MCP four helix bundle domain-containing protein has translation MKDLKKYSNKTKAAFILLIVMLLILLGNFNTLQNSKNVNENINAIYKDRLVVAHYIFQYSKELHFIKSEAEKLDLSETIKKDEIIQTLNVIHTIDDLYAKTVLTNTEKQYFDAFLSSCKEINDQVTAKNWNKIAISSNEALKTLEALSQIQIQEGKAKLASANAMYSKNNSLGQLQIALLIILGGITFYLLIVKKIKKNIRIPEPPGLN, from the coding sequence ATGAAAGATTTGAAAAAATACAGCAATAAGACTAAAGCTGCTTTTATTTTATTGATTGTAATGCTTTTAATTCTTCTGGGGAATTTCAACACACTTCAAAACTCAAAAAATGTAAATGAAAATATTAACGCAATTTACAAAGACCGCTTAGTGGTTGCGCATTACATTTTTCAATACTCCAAAGAACTCCATTTTATAAAATCAGAAGCTGAAAAATTGGATTTAAGCGAGACAATCAAAAAAGATGAGATCATCCAGACGTTAAATGTTATCCACACCATTGACGATTTGTACGCCAAAACTGTACTGACCAATACCGAAAAACAGTATTTCGATGCTTTTTTAAGTTCCTGTAAAGAAATAAATGATCAGGTTACTGCTAAAAACTGGAATAAAATTGCCATTTCAAGCAATGAAGCTCTAAAAACCCTGGAAGCTTTATCACAAATTCAGATTCAGGAAGGAAAAGCAAAATTAGCGAGCGCCAATGCGATGTACAGTAAGAACAATAGCCTTGGACAATTGCAAATTGCACTACTCATTATTTTAGGCGGAATCACATTTTATCTTTTGATTGTCAAAAAGATTAAGAAAAATATTAGAATTCCTGAACCACCTGGTCTAAACTAG
- a CDS encoding sodium:solute symporter translates to MQLFDWIVLIVTLLFIVGYGSWKTKGSKNVEDFILGNNETPWYTVGLSVMATQASAITFLSTPGQAYHDGMGFIQFYFGLPIAMIVICVTFIPLYHKNKVFTAYEFLEKRFDLKTRSLAAILFLVQRGLGTGLTIYAPAIILSALLGWNLTIMNIMIGVLVIIYTFSGGTKAVNVTQKQQMFVIMSGMFITFFLILHYLPNDMTFTSALHIAGANDKMNIVDFSFDPEEKYTFWSGITGGFFLALAYFGTDQSQVGRYLSGKSVRESQMGLIMNGILKVPMQFFILLTGVMVFVFFQFNPVPLNFNPNNKIVIEKSPYKEEYHALEKKLSTLSEDKKVINLLYIDQLNQDFDNPILRKELVTLSNKEKDLRDRAKEIISKADSNSETNDKDYVFFHFILNYLPKGLIGLLLAVILSAAMSSTASGLNALASTTAIDIYKRNLKTEKSEKHYLNATKFFTLFWGIVAILFACVGTLFENLIQLVNIIGSIFYGTVLGIFLVGFYLRRVKAKAMFYSAIISQLTIFIIYYFMIAIYPSGQEKLGYLWLNFIGAILTIVLSLFMQLAFFRNEPDTEEIIIE, encoded by the coding sequence ATGCAGCTATTTGATTGGATCGTACTGATCGTTACTCTTTTATTCATTGTTGGGTACGGCTCTTGGAAAACCAAAGGAAGTAAAAACGTCGAAGATTTTATTCTTGGAAACAACGAAACCCCTTGGTATACTGTCGGATTATCGGTTATGGCTACACAAGCCAGTGCTATTACTTTTCTTTCGACTCCCGGGCAGGCGTATCACGACGGAATGGGTTTCATACAATTCTATTTTGGACTGCCAATTGCCATGATTGTCATTTGTGTCACTTTTATTCCTCTTTATCATAAAAATAAGGTATTTACCGCTTACGAGTTTCTCGAAAAGAGATTCGACTTAAAAACCCGCTCTTTAGCTGCCATTTTATTTTTGGTTCAGAGAGGTTTAGGAACTGGTTTGACCATTTATGCTCCGGCGATTATACTCTCGGCTCTTTTGGGATGGAATTTAACAATAATGAACATCATGATTGGAGTCCTGGTTATCATTTATACCTTCTCCGGGGGAACAAAAGCAGTAAACGTAACACAAAAGCAGCAAATGTTCGTAATCATGTCAGGAATGTTTATTACTTTTTTCCTGATTCTGCATTACCTGCCAAACGATATGACTTTTACCAGTGCGCTGCACATTGCCGGAGCCAACGATAAAATGAATATTGTCGATTTCTCTTTTGATCCGGAAGAAAAATATACCTTCTGGAGTGGAATTACCGGTGGTTTTTTCCTTGCTCTTGCCTATTTCGGAACCGATCAATCGCAGGTTGGCCGTTATTTATCGGGAAAATCAGTTCGTGAAAGTCAAATGGGACTCATTATGAACGGAATTTTAAAAGTGCCAATGCAATTCTTCATCCTATTAACAGGTGTGATGGTTTTTGTCTTTTTTCAGTTCAATCCCGTTCCGCTAAACTTCAATCCCAACAATAAAATTGTCATTGAAAAATCACCTTACAAAGAGGAGTACCATGCTTTAGAGAAAAAACTAAGCACTTTATCGGAGGACAAAAAAGTGATTAATTTATTGTACATCGACCAGTTGAATCAGGATTTTGACAATCCGATTTTACGAAAAGAACTGGTTACTTTATCCAATAAAGAAAAAGACCTTCGTGATCGTGCCAAAGAAATCATTTCCAAGGCAGACAGTAACAGTGAAACTAATGATAAAGATTATGTTTTCTTTCACTTTATTCTCAATTACTTGCCTAAAGGATTAATCGGACTGCTTTTAGCCGTAATTCTTTCAGCAGCAATGTCTTCAACGGCTTCAGGGTTAAATGCTTTAGCTTCGACGACCGCAATTGATATTTACAAGCGAAATCTGAAAACGGAAAAATCAGAGAAACATTATCTGAACGCAACCAAGTTTTTTACTTTATTCTGGGGAATTGTAGCCATACTTTTTGCCTGTGTGGGAACTTTGTTCGAAAACTTAATTCAATTGGTAAACATTATTGGATCTATTTTCTACGGAACTGTTTTAGGTATCTTCTTGGTTGGATTCTACCTGCGCCGTGTAAAAGCCAAGGCCATGTTTTATAGCGCCATAATCAGTCAGTTAACCATATTTATCATCTATTATTTTATGATTGCAATTTACCCGAGCGGACAGGAAAAACTGGGGTACTTATGGTTGAACTTTATTGGAGCTATTCTAACAATTGTTCTTTCACTGTTCATGCAGCTGGCCTTTTTTAGAAATGAACCGGACACTGAAGAAATCATTATCGAATAA
- a CDS encoding HAD family hydrolase, with amino-acid sequence MIKTVIFDMDGVIVDTEPVHRYAYYKQFAELNITVTEEMYTSFTGFSTRNTFQTLKGLFPNIEHEVEDLIQRKRNIFNDAFDTKEDLYLLEGVEDLIKDLYANGIQLILASSASKVTIERVFTRFNLHQYFTDIVSGEDFPQSKPNPAIFVHAASLSKAPKENCIIIEDSTNGVKAAKGAGVYCVGYNSHHSKLQDLSDADLIINHFSELNAQKISQLDA; translated from the coding sequence ATGATAAAAACAGTAATTTTCGATATGGATGGTGTCATTGTAGACACAGAACCTGTACATCGTTATGCCTATTACAAACAATTTGCCGAACTGAATATTACAGTAACAGAAGAAATGTACACTTCGTTTACCGGATTTTCGACGCGAAATACCTTTCAAACGTTAAAAGGACTTTTTCCAAATATTGAACATGAAGTTGAAGATTTAATTCAACGAAAAAGAAATATTTTTAATGATGCCTTTGATACCAAAGAAGATTTGTACTTGTTAGAAGGTGTTGAAGATTTGATAAAAGATTTATACGCCAACGGAATACAGTTAATTTTGGCTTCTTCGGCTTCAAAAGTAACAATTGAACGCGTGTTTACCAGATTCAATTTACATCAATACTTTACTGATATTGTAAGTGGTGAAGATTTTCCGCAATCCAAGCCAAATCCGGCCATTTTTGTGCATGCAGCTTCGCTATCAAAAGCTCCGAAAGAAAACTGCATCATTATTGAAGACAGCACAAATGGAGTAAAAGCAGCAAAAGGTGCCGGCGTATATTGTGTGGGGTATAACAGTCATCATTCGAAATTACAGGATTTATCAGATGCCGATTTGATTATCAATCACTTTAGCGAGCTGAATGCGCAAAAAATATCACAGTTAGACGCTTGA
- a CDS encoding mechanosensitive ion channel domain-containing protein: protein MFSFKEYSQEILTTIILILVLIALRIIVAKLIRRYASTSQLLEHRTNLVIKYIHLLMNILVMISLIVIWGVETKDIFITVSSIATVIGVAMFAQWSILSNITSGMILFFSFPFRIGDTIKIHDKDFPIEAEIEDISAFHVNLKTKDGEKIIFPNNLLLQKGISIMPVQYEEKEFFD, encoded by the coding sequence ATGTTTTCTTTCAAAGAATATAGCCAGGAGATCTTAACTACCATAATACTGATTCTCGTTCTGATAGCGTTGCGTATTATTGTTGCGAAACTAATTCGCCGTTATGCCAGTACAAGTCAGTTATTGGAGCATCGTACCAATTTAGTGATCAAGTACATTCATTTGCTCATGAATATACTGGTAATGATTAGTCTGATTGTAATTTGGGGCGTTGAAACCAAAGATATTTTTATAACAGTTTCTTCTATTGCAACTGTAATTGGAGTGGCTATGTTTGCTCAGTGGTCTATTTTGAGCAATATAACTTCGGGAATGATTTTGTTTTTTTCTTTTCCTTTCCGAATTGGAGATACTATTAAAATTCATGATAAAGACTTTCCAATCGAAGCAGAAATTGAGGATATTAGCGCCTTTCATGTGAACTTAAAAACAAAGGATGGCGAAAAGATTATTTTTCCCAATAATTTACTCCTGCAAAAAGGAATTTCGATAATGCCGGTTCAATACGAAGAAAAGGAGTTTTTTGATTAA
- a CDS encoding Maf-like protein, whose amino-acid sequence MLKEKLKKYTLILASGSPRRQQFFKDLDLDFEIRLKDIEEIYPPELKAVEITDYLAALKASAFEGELNENEILVTSDTIVWHENKALGKPKNAEEAFAMIKSLSNTTHEVITSVCFKTNNSSTLLNDITKVTFNDLSDEAILYYIENYKPYDKAGAYGIQEWFGFMAVAKVEGSYTNVMGLPTAKVYEYLSTLV is encoded by the coding sequence ATGCTTAAAGAAAAACTAAAAAAATATACCTTAATTCTGGCTTCGGGATCGCCTCGCAGACAGCAGTTTTTTAAAGACCTGGATCTTGACTTCGAAATTAGGTTAAAAGACATAGAAGAAATCTATCCGCCTGAATTAAAAGCAGTCGAAATCACAGATTATCTGGCAGCGTTAAAGGCCAGTGCATTTGAAGGTGAACTAAATGAAAATGAAATTCTGGTGACCAGTGATACCATTGTTTGGCATGAGAATAAAGCACTAGGCAAACCAAAAAATGCCGAGGAAGCCTTTGCTATGATCAAGTCATTATCCAACACTACTCATGAAGTGATCACGTCCGTTTGTTTTAAGACCAACAACTCTTCTACCCTGTTGAATGATATTACAAAAGTTACATTTAATGATTTATCAGATGAAGCTATTTTGTACTACATCGAAAATTACAAGCCGTACGATAAAGCCGGAGCTTATGGTATTCAGGAATGGTTTGGTTTTATGGCAGTTGCAAAAGTCGAAGGTTCTTATACTAATGTTATGGGATTGCCAACAGCTAAAGTTTATGAATATTTGAGTACTTTAGTGTAA
- a CDS encoding DUF2911 domain-containing protein: MKKLLIALAIVLAPFASEAQIKTPQASPKGYIKQTVGLTDVEVTYSRPGARGRAVFGNLVPFGKLWRTGANENTIINFSDDVVIDGKTLKKGKYAIYTIPKIESWEVIFYLSTDNWGLPENWSDAYVALRTTVKEDALPTPVETFTIGINGLDPNYGYLEISWENSHVALKFEVPTAKTATASIEKVLGGPSSNDYFSAATYLFQSNGNIDTARTYVDKSLDLSADKPYYILRLKSQIQAKQGDKKGAIETAKVSLAAAEAAKNQDYVKLNKDSIAEWSK; the protein is encoded by the coding sequence ATGAAAAAACTACTTATTGCATTAGCCATTGTTTTGGCTCCTTTTGCTTCAGAAGCACAAATAAAAACTCCGCAAGCGAGTCCAAAAGGATATATCAAACAAACCGTTGGATTGACTGACGTAGAAGTTACGTATTCAAGACCGGGTGCCAGAGGAAGAGCTGTATTTGGAAATCTGGTTCCGTTTGGAAAATTATGGAGAACCGGAGCTAATGAAAACACAATTATTAATTTTAGTGATGATGTAGTAATCGATGGGAAAACATTGAAAAAAGGTAAATATGCAATTTATACGATTCCTAAAATTGAAAGCTGGGAAGTTATTTTTTACCTTTCTACTGATAACTGGGGATTACCTGAAAACTGGAGTGATGCTTATGTGGCGCTGAGAACTACAGTAAAAGAAGATGCATTGCCAACTCCCGTAGAGACTTTCACTATTGGAATTAATGGTTTAGATCCAAATTATGGATATTTAGAAATCTCCTGGGAAAATTCTCATGTAGCATTAAAATTTGAAGTGCCAACTGCAAAAACAGCAACGGCAAGCATCGAAAAAGTGTTAGGTGGACCAAGTTCAAACGACTATTTTTCAGCAGCAACTTATTTGTTCCAGTCGAATGGTAATATCGATACTGCCAGAACTTATGTTGATAAATCATTGGATTTAAGTGCAGATAAACCTTACTATATCTTAAGATTAAAATCTCAAATTCAGGCAAAACAAGGAGATAAAAAAGGTGCGATTGAAACCGCTAAAGTTTCTCTTGCTGCTGCAGAAGCTGCTAAAAATCAGGATTACGTAAAATTAAACAAAGACAGTATCGCTGAGTGGAGTAAATAA
- a CDS encoding TatD family hydrolase — protein MEFFNFHTHQFKSLTNVLELVNQYPQEFDASIPFYSIGIHPWYIKEDQIDAELKIIEEKLQSNNCLAIGECGLDKRIEIPLEQQIIVFQKQLLLAEKYQKPVVIHCVAAFQEVIALKKKMKISIPMIVHGFSKNSQIAAQLIKEGFYISFGKYLLRNPDLKAVFHAVPNDRFFLETDTIEESIEQVYELASQYKGLTIKELQKIVSDNFNTVFGESDEN, from the coding sequence ATGGAATTCTTTAATTTTCATACCCATCAGTTTAAAAGTCTGACCAATGTGCTGGAATTGGTCAATCAATACCCGCAGGAGTTTGATGCTTCGATTCCGTTTTATTCCATAGGAATTCATCCCTGGTACATAAAAGAGGATCAAATTGATGCTGAATTGAAAATTATAGAAGAAAAATTGCAATCGAATAACTGTCTGGCTATTGGCGAATGTGGCTTAGACAAAAGAATTGAGATTCCGTTGGAACAACAAATAATTGTTTTTCAAAAGCAATTGCTTTTGGCGGAGAAGTATCAGAAACCGGTAGTCATCCATTGTGTTGCCGCTTTTCAGGAAGTGATAGCACTGAAGAAGAAAATGAAAATTTCGATTCCGATGATTGTTCATGGTTTTTCTAAAAACAGTCAGATTGCCGCGCAGCTAATTAAAGAAGGATTTTATATTTCGTTTGGAAAATATCTTTTGCGAAATCCCGATTTGAAAGCTGTTTTTCATGCTGTTCCGAATGATCGCTTCTTTTTGGAAACTGATACAATCGAAGAAAGCATAGAGCAGGTTTACGAATTGGCCTCGCAATATAAAGGTTTAACCATTAAAGAATTGCAAAAGATTGTTTCGGATAATTTCAATACTGTTTTTGGGGAAAGTGATGAGAATTAA
- a CDS encoding ThiF family adenylyltransferase, producing the protein MAEWTERAELLFTKEGLQNLQNSNVLVVGLGGVGSFAAEFLARAGVGSMTIVDGDVVDITNINRQLPALHSTVGQPKIKIVGDRLMDINPELKLTRVQEFLSPERAFEMVSSEFDYVLDCIDSITPKLNLIIAAKRKRVKIISSMGAGGKMLASKVKVTDISKTINCYFSKTIRKRLKAEKINKLKVVFSSEIQDDKSLKLTDGKNFKKSFYGTNSYMPGLFGLHVAETVIRYLLNKKEE; encoded by the coding sequence ATGGCAGAGTGGACAGAAAGAGCCGAGCTTTTATTTACTAAAGAAGGATTGCAAAACCTACAAAATTCCAATGTGTTGGTAGTAGGTTTAGGAGGAGTTGGATCATTTGCAGCTGAATTTTTGGCGAGAGCAGGAGTAGGAAGTATGACCATTGTTGATGGTGATGTGGTAGATATTACAAATATTAACAGACAGTTACCGGCTTTGCACTCCACTGTTGGACAGCCAAAAATTAAGATTGTCGGAGACCGATTGATGGACATCAATCCGGAATTAAAACTAACAAGAGTACAGGAGTTTTTGTCACCTGAAAGAGCTTTTGAGATGGTTTCTTCTGAATTTGATTATGTGTTGGACTGTATCGACAGTATTACACCAAAATTAAATCTGATTATCGCTGCGAAACGCAAAAGAGTAAAAATCATCAGCAGTATGGGTGCGGGTGGAAAGATGCTGGCTTCGAAAGTAAAAGTAACGGATATTTCAAAAACAATAAACTGTTATTTCTCTAAAACAATCAGAAAGCGTTTAAAAGCTGAAAAAATAAACAAACTAAAAGTAGTTTTCTCTTCTGAAATTCAGGACGATAAAAGCTTGAAACTAACAGACGGAAAAAACTTCAAAAAGTCATTTTACGGAACTAACAGTTATATGCCGGGATTATTTGGTTTGCATGTTGCTGAAACGGTGATCCGCTATTTACTTAATAAAAAGGAGGAATAG
- a CDS encoding DUF1348 family protein — translation MEQKLPLPPFTYETALEKIQLAEDAWNSQDPERVSKAYTVDSEWRNRDQFVNGREAIIRFLTQKWEKERHYKLKKEYWAHTENRIAVRFEYEYQNLEGNWFRAYGNENWEFDANGLMQKRFASINDLPIKEEDRKLK, via the coding sequence ATGGAACAGAAGTTACCATTGCCGCCTTTTACTTATGAAACGGCATTAGAGAAAATTCAATTGGCAGAAGACGCCTGGAACAGTCAGGATCCTGAGCGTGTTTCAAAAGCGTATACCGTTGACAGCGAATGGCGAAACAGAGATCAGTTTGTGAATGGAAGAGAGGCCATCATTCGCTTTTTGACTCAAAAATGGGAGAAGGAAAGACATTACAAGCTAAAAAAAGAATATTGGGCACATACCGAAAACAGAATTGCCGTGCGATTTGAGTACGAATATCAGAATTTGGAAGGGAATTGGTTCAGAGCTTACGGAAACGAAAATTGGGAATTTGATGCTAATGGACTTATGCAAAAACGATTTGCCAGTATAAACGACTTACCAATTAAGGAAGAGGATAGAAAATTAAAGTAA